The Myxococcaceae bacterium JPH2 genome includes a region encoding these proteins:
- a CDS encoding GAI protein2C, whose amino-acid sequence MRSPKYALLIQGLEHILAGRQAEAAEALALLYTRLDVAAEPEDLHYVLFATALSKRLVGGEGVFNPYLRPDSSAGMTRQIDLFRMLVTHMPLASAADAVANTVLAGFLRGHDSATLLDVGIGQGRQMRTLLRLLAREGALPRRLTVVGVEPSGVSLGQAGAAVAEVAAEVGASVRFVPMERPVEAVDDATWAELRAVPRPLVVNAAFAMHHIAETTQRAGEARDRVLRRLHGLGPQGLVMCEPNVDHHRVPPRERFFNAWRHFTTVFHLLDSLDVPRDERAAIKRFFGREVDDIVGTVDDPERCERHETAGAWWERLRRAGFAPLKGLERLRPEGVHPAVKLRPEPGVVGITYRDESVVAVLCATPRGGLG is encoded by the coding sequence ATGCGCTCGCCCAAGTACGCGCTGCTCATCCAGGGCCTGGAGCACATCCTGGCCGGACGTCAGGCGGAGGCGGCCGAGGCCCTGGCGCTGCTGTACACGCGGCTGGATGTGGCGGCGGAGCCGGAGGACCTGCACTACGTGCTGTTCGCCACGGCGCTGTCCAAGCGGCTCGTCGGCGGCGAGGGCGTGTTCAACCCCTACCTGCGCCCGGACTCGAGCGCGGGCATGACGCGGCAGATCGACCTGTTCCGCATGCTCGTCACGCACATGCCGCTGGCGTCGGCGGCGGACGCGGTGGCGAACACGGTGCTCGCGGGCTTCCTGCGGGGCCACGACTCCGCCACGTTGCTGGACGTGGGCATCGGGCAGGGGCGGCAGATGCGCACGCTCTTGCGCCTGCTGGCGCGCGAGGGCGCCCTGCCGCGCCGGCTGACCGTGGTGGGCGTGGAGCCGAGCGGGGTGAGCCTCGGCCAGGCGGGCGCGGCCGTGGCCGAGGTGGCGGCGGAAGTGGGCGCCTCGGTGCGCTTCGTGCCGATGGAGCGCCCCGTCGAGGCGGTGGATGACGCGACGTGGGCGGAGCTGCGCGCGGTGCCTCGGCCCTTGGTGGTGAACGCCGCGTTCGCGATGCACCACATCGCGGAGACGACCCAGCGCGCGGGCGAGGCGCGAGACCGGGTGCTGCGGCGGCTGCACGGCCTGGGGCCGCAAGGCCTGGTGATGTGCGAGCCCAACGTGGACCACCACCGCGTCCCCCCGCGCGAGCGCTTCTTCAACGCGTGGAGACACTTCACGACCGTCTTCCACCTGTTGGATTCGCTGGATGTGCCCCGAGACGAGCGGGCCGCCATCAAGCGATTCTTCGGGCGGGAGGTGGACGACATCGTGGGGACCGTGGATGACCCGGAGCGCTGCGAGCGCCATGAGACGGCGGGGGCCTGGTGGGAGCGACTGCGCCGCGCGGGCTTCGCGCCCCTGAAGGGCCTGGAGCGCCTGCGGCCCGAGGGCGTGCACCCCGCCGTGAAGCTGCGGCCGGAGCCCGGGGTCGTGGGCATCACCTACCGCGACGAGTCCGTGGTGGCGGTGCTGTGCGCCACGCCGCGAGGAGGCCTGGGATGA